A DNA window from Helianthus annuus cultivar XRQ/B chromosome 15, HanXRQr2.0-SUNRISE, whole genome shotgun sequence contains the following coding sequences:
- the LOC110909487 gene encoding casparian strip membrane protein 1 produces the protein MKPGALQLGVAPPTNRGIAILDFILRLIAIAGTLASAIPMATTTSQTLPFFSKFVQAKFNDFPSFTFFVVASSIVSTYLFLSLAFSILHITKANAVNTRLLLLFLDTVAMGLLMAGSAVATAIVKLVHSGNSKFNWLAICQKYNNFCKRVSGSLIGSYTGVVVLILLTLLSGVALSRR, from the exons ATGAAGCCAGGTGCATTACAACTTGGTGTTGCTCCACCTACAAATAGAGGCATTGCCATACTTGACTTTATCCTTCGGCTCATCGCCATCGCTGGAACCCTAGCTAGTGCGATCCCCATGGCTACAACAACAAGCCAAACACTCCCATTTTTCTCTAAGTTTGTTCAAGCCAAGTTCAACGATTTCCCTTCCTTCAC GTTTTTCGTGGTGGCGAGCTCCATAGTAAGCACGTACCTCTTTCTTTCTCTAGCTTTCTCGATACTACACATAACAAAGGCTAATGCGGTGAACACTAGGCTCTTATTGCTTTTTCTCGACACT GTGGCTATGGGTTTACTGATGGCAGGCTCAGCAGTGGCAACAGCTATTGTGAAATTGGTACACAGTGGCAACAGTAAGTTCAACTGGTTAGCAATTTGTCAAAAATATAACAATTTCTGCAAACGGGTGTCTGGATCTTTAATCGGTTCGTATACTGGAGTCGTTGTGCTGATTCTTTTGACATTGCTTTCGGGTGTGGCTCTTTCCAGACGTTGA